One Panicum virgatum strain AP13 chromosome 3N, P.virgatum_v5, whole genome shotgun sequence DNA segment encodes these proteins:
- the LOC120665662 gene encoding cation/H(+) antiporter 20-like produces MAANSPSSSPAAVKMASDGVWQGENPLDFALPLLAVQITVVLAVTQGLALALALALRPLRQPKVVAEILGGILLGPSALGRWGAFRRAIFPAWSAAALDTVAGLGLLLFLFLVGLELDFRAVRRAGPRSVAVAAAGIVPPFLAAPGLAPLLRLAVPAPGHGPAAFLPLCVFVGAALSVTALPVLACILKELGLLGAPLGETAMAAAAVNDVFAWALLALAVSGGAARGGAPLAPVYILASGAAFVALMLCALRPLMARLARRAGPGRAAALASPGAVVACALLAGAATDAIGVHPVFGAFVFGLSVPREGGLAERAGEKVAPLVSGLMLPLYFATSGLRTDIDTVRGAAAWGMVALVVAVAFLGKFGGTFAVAAWTGMARREAAALGVAMSAKGLVELIVLNIGRERKVLDDTTFAIFVIMALTTTVLATPFMTALYRSSTPTATTPESDGTELKGGDACPA; encoded by the exons ATGGCGGCGaactcgccgtcgtcgtccccggCGGCGGTGAAGATGGCGTCGGACGGGGTGTGGCAGGGCGAGAACCCTCTCGACTTCGcgctgccgctgctcgccgtgcaGATCACCGTCGTGCTCGCGGTCACGCAGGgcctcgcgctcgcgctcgcgctcgcgctcaGGCCGCTGCGCCAGCCTAAAGTTGTCGCCGAGATCCTG GGTGGCATCTTGCTGGGGCCGTCGGCGCTGGGCCGGTGGGGTGCCTTCCGCCGCGCCATCTTCCCGGCGTGGAGCGCCGCGGCGCTGGACACCGTCGCGGGCCTCGGCCTGCtgctcttcctcttccttgTCGGCCTCGAGCTCGACTTCCGCGCCGTGCGCCGCGCGGGGCCGCGCAGCGTGGCGGTCGCCGCGGCGGGGATCGTGCCGCCGTTCCTCGCCGCGCCGGGCCTCGCGCCGCTGCTGAGGCTCGCCGTCCCGGCGCCTGGTCATGGCCCCGCCGCGTTCCTCCCGCTCTGCGTGTTCGTCGGCGCCGCGCTCTCGGTGACGGCGCTGCCCGTGCTCGCCTGCATCCTcaaggagctcggcctcctcggcgcgccgctcggcgagaccgccatggccgccgccgcggtcaaCGACGTCTTCGCGTGGGCGCTCCTCGCGCTCGCCGtctccggcggcgcggccaggggcggcgccccgcTCGCGCCGGTCTACATCCTCGCCTCGGGGGCCGCCTTCGTGGCGCTCATGCTGTGCGCGCTCCGCCCGCTGATGGCGCGCCTGGCGCGCCGCGCGggccccggccgcgccgccgcgctggcgTCCCCGGGCGCCGTGGTGGCGTGCGCCCTGCTCGCGGGCGCGGCAACCGACGCCATCGGCGTGCACCCCGTGTTCGGCGCGTTCGTGTTCGGGCTGTCCGTGCCGCGGGAGGGCGGCCTGGCGGAGCGCGCGGGCGAGAAGGTGGCGCCGCTGGTGTCCGGGCTGATGCTGCCGCTCTACTTCGCCACCAGCGGGCTGCGCACCGACATCGACAccgtccgcggcgccgccgcgtgggGCATGGTCGCGCTCGTCGTGGCCGTGGCCTTCCTCGGGAAGTTCGGCGGCACGTTCGCGGTGGCCGCCTGGACCGGCATGGCCAGGCgcgaggccgccgcgctcggCGTCGCCATGAGCGCCAAGGGGCTCGTCGAGCTCATCGTGCTCAACATCGGCAGGGAGCGGAAg GTGCTGGATGACACAACGTTCGCCATCTTCGTGATCATGGCGCTGACGACGACGGTGCTCGCGACGCCGTTCATGACTGCTCTGTACCGCAGCAGCACGCCGACGGCGACCACACCGGAGAGCGACGGGACCGAGCTCAAGGGCGGCGACGCCTGCCCGGCTTAG
- the LOC120668145 gene encoding probable ADP-ribosylation factor GTPase-activating protein AGD11: MERDGMEGNNLLHFLDTPSAHYRLNCDGFEAENDADDRSDASDPDPANSRELLECLLNQPANKFCADCGIPDPKWAALPFGAFICIKCSGTHRSLGVHISKVISVNLDEWTDEEVHCLAESGGNSVVNTRYEAFLPENKKIKQDCSTEERNDFIRKKYQFQQFVCDPQFSCPLPLNKKHAQDKHQQHNSNKHGFGHAFRNSWRKKDSDSKGLKKMSDVGMIEFVGLIKVNILKGTDLAVRDVMSSDPYVMINLGHQSMKTKVIKNTLNPIWNERLMLSIPDPIPPLKLQVFDKDTFSSDDRMGEADVDIRPLIAATKEHENSTINELTELYRWSASEDSNGVLAKDSVICIANGKVKQEITLKLQNVERGELEIEIECVPLSQ; encoded by the exons ATGGAGAGAGACGGGATGGAGGGCAACAATCTTCTGCATTTTCTTGATACCCCCAGCGCGCATTACAGACT GAATTGCGATGGATTTGAAGCCGAAAATGATGCAGATGATCGCTCTGATGCATCAG atccagatccagctaATTCGAGGGAATTGTTGGAGTGTCTGTTGAACCAACCAGCAAACAAATTCTGTGCAGACTGTGGCATTCCTGATCCAAAATGGGC GGCCTTGCCTTTTGGGGCATTCATTTGCATTAAGTGCTCTGGAACTCATAGAAGTCTTGGAGTGCACATATCAAAG GTGATTTCAGTGAATCTGGATGAGTGGACAGATGAGGAAGTCCACTGTTTAGCTGAATCAGGAGGAAATTCCGTTGTTAACACAAGATATGAGGCTTTTTTACCCGAAAACAAGAAAATAAAACAAGATTGCTCGACTGAGGAGCGTAATGATTTCATTAG GAAAAAATATCAGTTCCAACAGTTTGTCTGTGATCCACAATTTTCATGCCCTTTACCACTTAATAAAAAGCATGCACAAGATAAACACCAGCAGCACAATAGCAACAAACATGGTTTTGGTCATGCTTTCAGGAATAGCTGGAGGAAAAAAGATTCAGATAGCAAAGGACTAAAGAAAATG TCGGATGTGGGAATGATAGAATTTGTTGGATTAATCAAGGTCAATATCTTAAAAGGCACAGATTTAGCTGTACGTGATGTGATGTCAAGCGATCCATATGTCATGATTAATCTAGGGCACCAG TCCATGAAAACTAAGGTGATAAAGAACACCCTGAATCCTATCTGGAACGAAAGACTGATGCTTTCGATCCCTGACCCAATTCCACCTCTTAAACTG CAAGTATTTGACAAGGACACATTCAGCTCCGATGACCGGATGGGGGAGGCCGACGTGGACATCCGGCCACTTATTGCAGCAACGAAGGAGCATGAGAACTCAACCATCAACGAATTGACGGAGCTTTACAGATGGTCAGCCAGTGAAGACAGCAACGGTGTGCTTGCCAAGGACAGCGTGATTTGCATTGCCAATGGCAAGGTGAAGCAGGAGATCACTCTGAAGCTCCAGAACGTCGAGCGCGGGGAGCTCGAGATTGAGATCGAGTGTGTGCCACTCAGCCAGTAG